One window of the Cryptomeria japonica chromosome 7, Sugi_1.0, whole genome shotgun sequence genome contains the following:
- the LOC131036306 gene encoding pentatricopeptide repeat-containing protein At1g15480, mitochondrial has product MWALRRSANQFKIRSEHVYALRSAANLLGSSKCNEVPSGEESNHECSVQAHGYSIGRSISFAVYPGIPRGFASQVTGSADKKEENKDEGLSELDLPPEEASVSDSDINEVLDLGSEGEVSEGESQVESDFPEAEVEGDGASKRLLADIIHCSYKDVQATVDKWVGDGNDLNRKEVNYIIHQLQRGRMYGRALQVLNWLFAKKSSMFNESDHAIRLNLISRLYGITRAEKYFQTIPSEMRGYKVHQTRLVNFSRAKRVKQAEEVFNKMKIAGFTHCTFDYNALLQLYWQTNKRKISELLKKMEGENLKPDIFTYNHLIYTKGVVGDIVGMEQILETIKAEDIQIDNQTRATLARSYIRAGYLEKAEALIKELEDNATAKGESYGLKILLDLYADIGKASDVERVWNAINSFPKISHSYYVAAISAWGKLDEIEKAESMFEKMLNSGIKLASPNAYSALLGVYVKHKLFLKAKEFVKQISDNQIMIQPSTCDTIIKTYLELGDVEKADAFLLKICKLKQKRPYYRTFIAILEKYAEKGDIANAEKIFDNLTSNGYRGRLQSHECLLQAYLKAHTPAHGFKERMVAAKLRPNEKISAMLKQVNAFKKERLQSNSSDLPD; this is encoded by the exons ATGTGGGCGTTACGAAGATCAGCAAATCAGTTCAA GATTCGTAGTGAACATGTCTATGCATTGAGATCTGCTGCAAATTTACTGGGTAGCTCAAAGTGCAATGAAGTGCCCTCAGGCGAGGAGTCTAATCATGAGTGCTCAGTCCAGGCACACGGTTACAGTATCGGCCGAAGCATCTCCTTTGCCGTTTATCCGGGAATCCCACGCGGGTTCGCATCACAAGTCACGGGCAGCGCGGATAAGAAAGAGGAGAATAAAGATGAAGGTTTGTCTGAGCTAGACTTGCCCCCTGAAGAAGCTTCGGTGTCGGACAGCGACATTAATGAGGTTTTAGATTTGGGTTCAGAAGGCGAGGTCTCAGAAGGAGAATCTCAGGTTGAATCTGATTTTCCAGAAGCTGAAGTTGAAGGTGATGGAGCGTCTAAACGCTTGCTTGCAGATATTATACATTGCAGCTACAAAGATGTGCAAGCTACAGTTGATAAGTGGGTTGGAGATGGTAATGACTTAAACAGAAAAGAAGTTAACTACATTATCCATCAGCTTCAAAGGGGAAGAATGTATGGACGAGCCCTCCAG GTTTTAAATTGGTTGTTTGCAAAAAAGTCTTCTATGTTCAACGAGAGTGATCATGCTATTCGGTTGAATTTGATTTCCAGGCTATATGGTATTACTAGAGCTGAGAAGTATTTTCAGACTATACCATCAGAAATGAGAGGATACAAAGTTCACCAAACCCGTTTAGTGAACTTTTCACGTGCCAAGCGTGTAAAACAAGCTGAAGAGGTTTTCAACAAAATGAAGATCGCAGGGTTTACCCACTGTACATTTGACTATAATGCTCTGCTGCAGCTTTATTGGCAAACCAACAAGAGGAAAATTTCTGAGTTATTAAAAAAGATGGAAGGTGAAAATTTAAAACCTGATATATTCACATACAATCATCTGATATATACTAAGGGTGTTGTGGGTGATATTGTTGGAATGGAGCAAATTCTTGAGACTATTAAAGCAGAAGATATACAGATTGACAACCAAACTCGGGCAACACTTGCAAGAAGTTATATCCGTGCTGGGTATTTGGAAAAGGCAGAAGCATTAATAAAAGAACTGGAAGATAATGCTACTGCCAAAGGTGAGAGCTATGGTCTGAAAATTTTGCTTGATTTATATGCAGATATTGGTAAAGCTAGTGATGTAGAAAGAGTTTGGAATGCAATTAATTCTTTTCCTAAAAtttcacattcttactatgttgCTGCGATAAGTGCTTGGGGAAAGCTGGACGAAATTGAAAAGGCAGAAAGTATGTTTGAGAAAATGCTGAATTCTGGGATAAAATTGGCATCACCCAATGCCTACAGTGCACTTCTTGGGGTATATGTTAAACATAAATTGTTTCTTAAAGCAAAGGAATTTGTAAAGCAAATATCTGACAATCAGATCATGATTCAACCAAGTACCTGTGATACAATTATTAAAACCTATCTGGAATTAGGTGATGTGGAAAAGGCTGATGCTTTCCTGTTAAAAATTTGTAAGCTGAAACAAAAACGGCCATATTATAGGACATTCATTGCAATATTAGAGAAATATGCAGAAAAAGGAGATATTGCAAATGCTGAAAAGATATTTGATAATCTGACTAGTAATGGCTATCGTGGGCGGTTACAATCACATGAGTGTCTTTTGCAAGCTTACCTGAAGGCACATACTCCTGCTCATGGATTCAAGGAAAGAATGGTGGCAGCTAAACTTCGCCCGAATGAAAAGATTAGTGCTATGCTGAAACAGGTGAATGCATTCAAGAAGGAACGTCTGCAATCAAATAGTTCTGATCTACCTGATTGA